Part of the Arthrobacter globiformis genome is shown below.
TGGTCGTTCAGCGGCAGCACCGTAACCAGGATGTCGTGCGTTGCGGCGAGCGCGGCCAGGTCCGCCGAGGCGTGGACCTCGCCGTGCTCGTCGGTCCGCGCTGTGCTTCCTACCCGGGTGACCGTGACCTCGAAGGGCGCCAGGCGGCGGGCAATTTCGTGCCCGATCCCGCCGACGCCCACCAGGAGCACGCGGCGGTCGGCGAGGGACTGGCGCCGCTCCGGCCGCCAGAGGCCGTACTGCTGGTCACGGACGGCCTGGTCGATGCCGCGCAGTTTGGCGAGGATCAAACCCACCGCCAGTTCCGCCGTCGCGGCCGCATGCACGCCGGAGGCGTTGGCGACGCCGGCCGCCGGACCGGCGGCCTCGATGACGCCGTCGTATCCGGTGGACTGTGTCTGGACGAACTTCAGGTCGTCCACCCGGGCGAGCGATCCCAGAACCGCGCCGGCGTTGATGTAGGGGAGGATGACGCCGTCGATCTCTCCCAGCGCCGCGTCCTCGGGTTCCGACTCCATGTCCCAGACGACACCCTTCAGCCCTGCGGGAAGGGGTGAGAGATCGGCGAGCAGTTGCCGGTCGGGGAAGCTGACGGTGCGTACTGGTTGCATCGGAAACCTATCGATTCTGGAGAGCGGGTGGTGAATTGGGTGGGGCCGCTCTGGCTAGCCCCACCCTTGGCAACTTTAGGCCTGGCGCCGGTCGAACGTCAGCCCGCCAGGGACCTGGAAGGTTGGCATGAGTTCCAGCATGCCCACGTTCACGTGGCGGGGTGTTTCAATGGCGTAGTCCATGGCGTTGACGATGTCGTCGGTGGTCAGGGATTCGTAGCCCTCGTAGTACGTCTTCCAGGCCTCTTCCATGGCCTCGGGCGTGCCGCCCATATTGCGTCCGAAGATCTCCGTCTCGACGCGTCCGGGACAGATCTCGGTGACGCGGATACGCTTGCCCACGGTGTCGTTGCGCAGCTGGCGGGAGATCTGGTGCACGGCGGCCTTGGTGGCGTGGTAGACCGTGTGGCCGTAGAAGTTGTACAGGCCGGCGATGGAGCTGATGTTGATGACGTGGCCGCGGTCGCGTTCCACCATGCCCGGCAGGACCAGCCGGGTGAGCTGGAGCAGGCCGCGGAGGTTGACGTCAATGAGTTCGTCGATGTCGCTCTCCGAGGAGTCCAGGATGTTGCCCGGTCGGGACACGCCGGCGCAGTTCACCAGGACGTCAATTTCGAGATCTCCGACGGCGGCGGCCAGGGCCGCGGTGTCGGTCAGGTCGACGATGTGGGGAATGGCGCCGGTCTTGTCGGCCAGGTCGTTCAGGCGTTCCTCGTTGCGGGCCACGGCGTGCACGGTGAGTCCGCGCTTAGTGAGGCGCTCGGCGATCGCGGCACCCATCCCTGTTGAGGCGCCGGTGACGAGGGCGGTTGAGTAGTCTGAAAACGGCATCTAAGTCTCCTGTTATTGCAGTGGTATGTGTTAGGCGTCGCGCAGCGGCAGGTGCGCGCGGTCCTTGACGGTGCTGACGGCCGCCAGCGTGCCCAGCGCGGTGATGACTGCGTAGAAGGCGGGCATGTAAACGTTGCCGGTGGATGAGATCAGCCAGGTCATCAGCAGCGGTGCAGTTCCGCCGAAGAGTGCCGAGGAGATGTTGTAGCCCAGGCCGTAGGCCGAGTACCGGACGCGGGTGGGGAACAGTTCCACGATCAGGATGTGGATCACCGCGGTGTGGCCGGCGAAGACGACGGCCATGATGGAGGCGCCCAGGATGGCCAGGGCCATGTCGCCGGTGGCGATGAGTGCGTAGGAGGGGATGCCGAGGACCGCCATGGCGATTGCCGAGCCGGCGATGACCTTCTTGCGTCCGATGCGGTCGGAGAGGGCGCCCATGAAGGGAATGGCGATGCAGATGACCACGAGGCTGCAGGCGGTGACCAGCAGGGCTTCGGCGATGGTGAAGTTTAGCTGCTTGCCCTTGAGGAACGTCGGCATGTAAGAGAAGAGGACGTAGTAGCCGGAGCCGTTCATCAGCGGGATGAACAGAGCCAGCAGCATGGCGCGGCGGTGTTCGGCGGAAGCGAAGGCTTCCTTCAGCGGGTTCTTGGACAGCCCGCCTTCTTCCTTCAGCTTCACGAAGTTGGGGGTGTCGCTGATCGCCTTGCGGATGTACCAGCCGATGACGCCCATCGGGATGGCCACCAGGAACGGGATGCGCCATGCGAACGAGCCGAAGCCGCCGCCGTCGATCGCTGCCTGTGTGAGCCACGGCGACATGGAGAAGGCGACCAGAGTGCCGGTGAGCAGGGCAGCGAAGGAAGCGATCTGGGCGTAGGAGGTGATGATGCCGCGCTTGCCTTCCGGGGCGTGTTCGGCGAGGAAGGTCATGGCGCCGGCAGCCTCGCCGCCGACGGAGAAGCCCTGGAGCAGGCGAAGCAACACAAGCAACACGGGGGCCGCTATGCCGATGGCCGAGTAGGCGGGCAGGAGCCCAATGCCGGCGGTGGCGACGCTGATCAGCAGGATGACGAAGACCAGGAGCTTTTGGCGTCCGATCTTGTCGCCCAGGATGCCGCAGACGACAGCACCGAGGGGGCGGACAAAGAAGGATACGGCGTAGCCGGCGAAGACGAACAGCAGTGCGTTGTCCGGGTTGCCGGGAGCCAGGAACACGAGCGCAAGCGTTCCGGCCATGAAGGCGAAAATGCCGTTGTCGTAAAGCTCAACAAAAATCCCGACACACCCGGCGGTCACTACTTTCCGGGCCTGCCTCGCATCGAGGCGGTCATGCTGCGGAGCACCCGCACGTGTTGATGTAGACATTTTCATTCCTAACTTGGACTTAGTTCGAGGGGAGGTCATCGGTGATCCTTAGCTGCCGGCTGCCGGTACGAGTTCCGGCCATCCGGGCTCTTTTCCGATGCCAAGGAGGGCGAAGATTGCGTTGACTCGGGAACGGAGGTTTTCCAGTTCCCTTATTGCGGCCCGATGCTTTGCTGTGGCTTCGGGGACGGTGGTCTTGCGGAAGGTGATGGTGTGCCCGGGGCGGGCCTGGGCAAGAGTGTCGAGCGAGCGGCTGGTGACCACTGCCAGAACGGGGTAACCAGCGGTGACGCCGCGTCCCCGGTGCAGCACCAGCAGCTCTTCCCGGGAGGGAACCTCGATGGCGCCGACCGGGACGCCGCGGGACAGCACTTCTGCTGTGGACTGGCGTTCGGGAAGCGCCCCGCCGAGGCGCAGTCCGATGTGGTTGCTCCGGGCGCTGACGGTGTATTCGGTGTTGAACAGCAGCTCTGCCGTCTCGCCGAATTCGTCAACGTCCGGACCGTCAGTGACGTCGATGACCGCCCTGCTGCTGAACCCGGGCCTGGTCAGCCCCAGCCGGAACAGCGGAAGGTCAAAGTATGGCTGCCGGATGGGACCGACGCTCCTGCAGGTCTTCAGCTCCGTGCCCTCGGAAAGCCGGAGTCCGAACCCGATGACCGTATCCGGGGCACAGCTTCCCAGCAGTTCCGGTGCCTCCACCGAACCGTGGACGGCAAGGTAGGAGCGGAGCCCGCCGGTGATGCGGCGCACCGCCACGGTTTCCCCGGCACGTACGGACACCGGTTCCCACTGCGGGCATTCGCGCCCGCCGACGGTGAGCGTCAGCGGTGCGCCGGTGACGGCGATGAGGAGGTCGGTGGTGGCCTGCATGCGGAAGTCCAAGGCGGTTATTTCCAGCAATGGGGCGTTGTCTGCGTTGGCGGCGAGGATGTTAGCCGCCCGTGCCGAGAACTGGTCGAGTGCCCCGTTGACGGGCAGCCCGAACCGGGGTCCGCGGAAGCGGCCCAGGTCCGTGACCACCGAGTTTCCGGGCTGCTGGATGATCAGTGACCCGCTCATTGTGCTGCCTCCAGTTTCCTGCCCGCGTAGTCCGCGAACTCTTCCGGCTGGATCTGGCGGAACGTCAGGAGGTCGCCGGGCAGGTAGGGAACCAGCGGCTCGCTGGCGGCGTCAAGGACCGTCAGCGGGGTCTGCCCGATGACGCACCAACCACCGGGCGCCACCGCCGGGGCGATGACGGCCTGCCGGCCGGCGACGGCCACGGCACCTGCCGGAACGGACAGCCGGGGGTCCTTCAGCCGCGGAACGGGAACCGGAAAATCGGGGCCGTCCATCATGGGTGAGCCGGCAGGGGCGCCGAGGCACCGGATGACGTAGGACTTGGCCGTGTGGAGCGAAATGATCTCCTCCACGGAGAGCTGCTGGTGCTCGGCGACGCGCTCAAGGTCCGGGCCGTATTCGCCGCCGTAGACCACCGGAACGCTGAATTCGCGAGCCGTGCGGGCGGGTGCACCGACGTGCTCCAGCTGGCGCAGGCCTAGGAGGACGAAGGCCCGGACCTGGCGCGCGGAGGTGACCCCGGGGTCAAATTCCACGAGCAGAGAATCGTACGTCGGCACTGCGCCGTGTACGCCGTCGGCCCCTGCAGTCTCAAGCCACTGCGCCAGGGAATGGAC
Proteins encoded:
- a CDS encoding 2-hydroxyacid dehydrogenase, whose protein sequence is MQPVRTVSFPDRQLLADLSPLPAGLKGVVWDMESEPEDAALGEIDGVILPYINAGAVLGSLARVDDLKFVQTQSTGYDGVIEAAGPAAGVANASGVHAAATAELAVGLILAKLRGIDQAVRDQQYGLWRPERRQSLADRRVLLVGVGGIGHEIARRLAPFEVTVTRVGSTARTDEHGEVHASADLAALAATHDILVTVLPLNDHTHHLIGEEVLAALPDGALVVNVGRGPVVDTSALTKEVLSGRLQCALDVVDPEPLPQDHPLWSTPNALITPHVGGNASAFQPRILKLLRQQLEALASGQTPGNLVQRGPF
- a CDS encoding SDR family oxidoreductase — encoded protein: MPFSDYSTALVTGASTGMGAAIAERLTKRGLTVHAVARNEERLNDLADKTGAIPHIVDLTDTAALAAAVGDLEIDVLVNCAGVSRPGNILDSSESDIDELIDVNLRGLLQLTRLVLPGMVERDRGHVINISSIAGLYNFYGHTVYHATKAAVHQISRQLRNDTVGKRIRVTEICPGRVETEIFGRNMGGTPEAMEEAWKTYYEGYESLTTDDIVNAMDYAIETPRHVNVGMLELMPTFQVPGGLTFDRRQA
- a CDS encoding biotin-dependent carboxyltransferase family protein, which translates into the protein MSGSLIIQQPGNSVVTDLGRFRGPRFGLPVNGALDQFSARAANILAANADNAPLLEITALDFRMQATTDLLIAVTGAPLTLTVGGRECPQWEPVSVRAGETVAVRRITGGLRSYLAVHGSVEAPELLGSCAPDTVIGFGLRLSEGTELKTCRSVGPIRQPYFDLPLFRLGLTRPGFSSRAVIDVTDGPDVDEFGETAELLFNTEYTVSARSNHIGLRLGGALPERQSTAEVLSRGVPVGAIEVPSREELLVLHRGRGVTAGYPVLAVVTSRSLDTLAQARPGHTITFRKTTVPEATAKHRAAIRELENLRSRVNAIFALLGIGKEPGWPELVPAAGS
- a CDS encoding 5-oxoprolinase subunit B family protein — protein: MAGTPNSTPVEIFECGDSALRVVASSADTEANWSTVHSLAQWLETAGADGVHGAVPTYDSLLVEFDPGVTSARQVRAFVLLGLRQLEHVGAPARTAREFSVPVVYGGEYGPDLERVAEHQQLSVEEIISLHTAKSYVIRCLGAPAGSPMMDGPDFPVPVPRLKDPRLSVPAGAVAVAGRQAVIAPAVAPGGWCVIGQTPLTVLDAASEPLVPYLPGDLLTFRQIQPEEFADYAGRKLEAAQ
- a CDS encoding MFS transporter yields the protein MSTSTRAGAPQHDRLDARQARKVVTAGCVGIFVELYDNGIFAFMAGTLALVFLAPGNPDNALLFVFAGYAVSFFVRPLGAVVCGILGDKIGRQKLLVFVILLISVATAGIGLLPAYSAIGIAAPVLLVLLRLLQGFSVGGEAAGAMTFLAEHAPEGKRGIITSYAQIASFAALLTGTLVAFSMSPWLTQAAIDGGGFGSFAWRIPFLVAIPMGVIGWYIRKAISDTPNFVKLKEEGGLSKNPLKEAFASAEHRRAMLLALFIPLMNGSGYYVLFSYMPTFLKGKQLNFTIAEALLVTACSLVVICIAIPFMGALSDRIGRKKVIAGSAIAMAVLGIPSYALIATGDMALAILGASIMAVVFAGHTAVIHILIVELFPTRVRYSAYGLGYNISSALFGGTAPLLMTWLISSTGNVYMPAFYAVITALGTLAAVSTVKDRAHLPLRDA